The region ATCAAGTTCATCACCGTCCGCATGGACGAAGAAGAGAAGCGTCTCGCCAAGATCAAGGCGCACCGCGATACCCACGTCAAGCGCAGCGCCATCCCCCAGCAGATCCAGCAGCCCGTGCCCGCAGCAGCCGCACCGGTTGAGGCCTCTGCCGAGCCCGTTGCAGAAACGCCCGCAGAAGCCCCGGTAGCCGCTGCTCCCGTCGCAGAAGCCGAGCCCGTCGCAACCGTCTAAGCTCGTTCCTCTCTCGCGACAGCCTCACCATCGCGCAAGCAGCAAAACGCCACCCCGGTCTTCCGTCCTTGCATCCTTGAAGGTCGTTCAGAGACTCCCCAGTGAGTCTGGAGCCCGGGTAAAGGCAAACCAACAGCACCAGGAGAAAATCATGGCTGACGAAACCAACGCAACTCCCGAGCAGCAGGCGCCCGCCGCATCCGCGCCTGCCGAGCGCGCCCCTTACGTACCTCGCACCCCCCGCCCAGCAGGCGGACCCGGAGGCCCTGGCGGTCCCGGCGGTCGTCCCGCCGGCGGTCCTGGCGGCGGTCCCGGAGGACGCAAGTTCTTCCGCCGCAAGAAGGTCTGCAAGTTCTGCACAGAGAAGATCGACGCCATCTCCTACCGCGATGTCCGTCTCCTTCAGGGCTTCGTCGCAGAGCGTGGCAAGATCGTGCCGCGCCGTCTGACCGGCGTCTGCACCCGCCACCAGCGTCGCCTCTCGCTCGCCATCAAGCAGTCGCGCAATATCGCCCTGCTCGCCTTCGCGGCCCGCTTCTAACTTAGCCCTCGCGGACGGAACAAAACCCGCGCAAGAACACTGGAGATTCATCATGGAAGTCATTCTCAAAGAAGATGTCGTCAAGCTCGGACACCGCGGAGACGTGGT is a window of Granulicella tundricola MP5ACTX9 DNA encoding:
- the rpsR gene encoding 30S ribosomal protein S18, producing the protein MADETNATPEQQAPAASAPAERAPYVPRTPRPAGGPGGPGGPGGRPAGGPGGGPGGRKFFRRKKVCKFCTEKIDAISYRDVRLLQGFVAERGKIVPRRLTGVCTRHQRRLSLAIKQSRNIALLAFAARF